The Castanea sativa cultivar Marrone di Chiusa Pesio chromosome 11, ASM4071231v1 genome contains a region encoding:
- the LOC142616393 gene encoding uncharacterized protein LOC142616393, with the protein MSSALIREEGRIQKPVYHMSQALRGAKRRYPMMENLAFALVTASRKLRHYFQAHVINVLTDHPLKKAMNKLETARRLIQWAVELSEFNFRYQPRSVIKAQALVDFIAEFTPDQDELDKEVEAQRWVINVDGSSTLYAGGIGTILKSLKGDKLEYAAHLQYQTTNNEAEYEALLKGLELAKSLGAESVVVKGDSQLVINQVNGMFEAKEDQMKKYLNKVWGTQSTSCDNGRQFNNTPFRDFCEQFGIKNHYSSPSHQQANGQAEVAN; encoded by the exons ATGAGCTCGGCATTGATTAGAGAAGAAGGGCGGATTCAGAAGCCGGTTTATCATATGAGCCAGGCGCTAAGAGGAGCAAAAAGACGATATCCAATGATGGAGAATCTGGCCTTTGCTTTGGTCACGGCTTCTAGGAAGTTgaggcattattttcaagctcatgttatcaacgtcctaacagatcaTCCCCTAAaaaaggcaatgaacaagttggaaacCGCAAGACGACTAATCCAATGGGCTGTGGAGCTTAGTGAGTTTAATTTCAGGTACCAACCAAGGAGTGTGATAAAAGCACAAGcattggtagatttcattgcggagttcactcCTGATCAAGACGAGCTAGACAAAGAGGTAGAGGCTCAaaggtgggttatcaatgtagatGGCTCGTCCACGTTATacgcaggagggattggaaccATACTAAAGTCTCTAAAGGGAGATAAGTTGGAATATGCAGCCCATCTACAataccaaaccaccaacaatgaagctgaaTATGAAGCTCTCCTCAAAGGACTGGAGTTGGCTAAGTCTTTAGGGGCGGAGTCAGTAGTAGTTAAAGGAGATTCTCAATTGGTTATTaatcaagtgaatggaatgttTGAAGCTAAGGAGGAtcaaatgaagaaatacctTAACAAA GTTTGGGGTACCCAAAGTACTAGTTGTGATAATGGACGACAGTTCAACAACACACCTTTTAGAGATTTTTGTGAGcaatttggaatcaagaatcactattcctcaccctcccaccaACAAGCAAATGgccaagcagaagtagcaaactgA